From a single Micromonospora carbonacea genomic region:
- the lgt gene encoding prolipoprotein diacylglyceryl transferase, translating into MTLVSTIPQAALPSPSTAVWQLGPLPLRAYALCIIAGIAVACVVTERRLRQRGVAPGAVLDIAVWAVPTGIIGARIYHVITSPEKYFGAGGEPLKAFAIWEGGLGIWGAVAGGALGAWLAARQLGIPFAVVADALAPGLPLAQAVGRVGNWFNNELYGGLTTLPWGLQVHDMDPRNPGHAKVVDGEPVLLPGLYHPAFLYEALWNVGVAALVLVLDRRLRLGRGRAFALYVMGYTAGRFWIELMRTDEANHILGLRLNVWTAALVFVGALVYFLRVRGPREYLVPLGGPAPAPATGGDVSQLDLSEREAGARAAAPAGYRVVSEEQFRAYEETGAVPDDPTATGDADGGAAGPDGAGDEAAGATGSRAADRES; encoded by the coding sequence GTGACCCTCGTCTCCACGATCCCCCAGGCGGCCCTGCCGAGCCCCAGCACGGCCGTCTGGCAGCTCGGCCCGCTGCCGCTGCGGGCGTACGCGCTCTGCATCATCGCCGGCATCGCGGTGGCCTGCGTGGTGACCGAGCGCCGGCTGCGCCAGCGCGGCGTCGCCCCCGGCGCGGTGCTCGACATCGCCGTCTGGGCGGTGCCGACCGGCATCATCGGCGCCCGGATCTACCACGTGATCACCTCGCCGGAGAAATACTTCGGCGCGGGCGGCGAGCCGCTCAAGGCGTTCGCCATCTGGGAGGGCGGTCTCGGCATCTGGGGCGCGGTGGCGGGTGGGGCGCTCGGCGCGTGGCTCGCGGCCCGCCAGCTCGGCATCCCGTTCGCGGTGGTGGCCGACGCGCTCGCCCCGGGGCTGCCGCTCGCGCAGGCCGTCGGCCGGGTGGGCAACTGGTTCAACAACGAGCTCTACGGCGGCCTGACGACCCTGCCGTGGGGGTTGCAGGTGCACGACATGGATCCCCGCAACCCGGGCCACGCCAAGGTCGTCGACGGCGAGCCGGTGCTGCTGCCGGGGCTCTACCATCCGGCGTTCCTCTACGAGGCGCTGTGGAACGTCGGCGTCGCCGCGCTGGTCCTCGTCCTCGACCGGCGGCTGCGCCTGGGCCGGGGGCGGGCGTTCGCGCTCTACGTCATGGGCTACACGGCCGGCCGGTTCTGGATCGAGCTGATGCGCACCGACGAGGCCAACCACATCCTCGGCCTCCGGCTCAACGTCTGGACGGCCGCGCTGGTCTTCGTCGGGGCGCTGGTCTACTTCCTGCGCGTGCGCGGGCCCCGGGAATACCTCGTCCCGCTGGGCGGCCCCGCCCCGGCCCCGGCGACCGGGGGCGACGTGTCCCAGCTCGACCTGTCCGAGCGGGAGGCCGGCGCGCGGGCCGCCGCCCCGGCGGGCTACCGGGTGGTGAGCGAGGAGCAGTTCCGCGCGTACGAGGAGACCGGGGCCGTCCCCGACGACCCCACCGCGACCGGCGACGCCGACGGCGGGGCAGCCGGGCCCGACGGGGCGGGCGACGAGGCGGCCGGGGCCACCGGCTCCCGCGCCGCCGACCGCGAGAGCTGA
- a CDS encoding GNAT family N-acetyltransferase, producing the protein MDHVRAETTVTFDRLERFYDAVPRDVARAEEHGPLVLFVREGEGWPFYARPRLDAAGPPSVADITAVRQRQRELGLPEAFEWVHERNPALLAVARAAGLTVLEAPLMVLDPAALADPGGFADVPVRLLDAASPGLAADVAARRAVAAVGFAAAGTARGDAGPAQRDAAITELDVAALEEERARIADGRRLSALAEAPGEGALASGMAMRVGDTAEIAGVATLPAARRRGLGAAVTAALAHALRAAGTDLVFLSAGSEDIARVYVRVGFRRIGTACIAEPAAII; encoded by the coding sequence GTGGATCACGTACGCGCTGAGACGACCGTGACGTTCGACCGGCTGGAGCGGTTCTACGACGCCGTGCCCCGCGACGTGGCCCGCGCGGAGGAACACGGCCCCCTCGTCCTGTTCGTCCGGGAAGGGGAGGGATGGCCGTTCTACGCGCGGCCCCGCCTCGACGCCGCCGGGCCGCCCTCCGTGGCCGACATTACCGCAGTGCGCCAGCGGCAGCGGGAACTCGGCCTGCCGGAGGCGTTCGAGTGGGTGCACGAGCGCAACCCGGCCCTGCTCGCGGTGGCCCGCGCGGCCGGGCTGACCGTCCTGGAGGCCCCGCTGATGGTCCTCGACCCGGCCGCCCTGGCCGACCCGGGCGGCTTCGCCGACGTGCCGGTGCGCCTGCTCGACGCGGCCTCCCCCGGCCTCGCCGCCGACGTGGCCGCCCGCCGGGCGGTCGCCGCCGTGGGCTTCGCCGCCGCCGGCACCGCCCGGGGCGACGCCGGCCCGGCGCAGCGGGACGCGGCGATCACCGAGCTGGACGTGGCCGCGCTGGAGGAGGAGCGGGCGCGCATCGCCGACGGCCGGCGGCTGTCCGCGCTCGCCGAGGCCCCCGGCGAGGGGGCGCTGGCCAGCGGAATGGCGATGCGGGTCGGCGACACCGCCGAGATCGCCGGGGTGGCGACCCTGCCGGCCGCCCGCCGCCGGGGGCTCGGCGCGGCGGTCACCGCCGCCCTCGCCCACGCGCTGCGCGCCGCCGGCACCGACCTGGTCTTCCTCTCCGCCGGCAGCGAGGACATCGCCCGCGTCTACGTCCGGGTCGGCTTCCGCCGGATCGGCACCGCCTGCATCGCCGAGCCCGCCGCGATCATCTGA
- a CDS encoding FAD-dependent oxidoreductase, translated as MRTAVVVGAGIGGLAVAGALARSGWQVTLLERADRVRPDPTAVVLWPNGVRALRALDLGAGLDAIATPLPDGGVRRPDGQWLVQPRPTPADRMPVVVHREDLHDALIAGLGERVELRTGVSVRTVRAEPGQRPSVGDGRQRFEADLVVAADGTDSEIRRQLAPESRVVSSGCAAWRAVIPWYRAPRLPADAPVGGETLGAGYRFVAASLGERGSSGASSRGGIYWVATAAGASRPEPPETQLTLLRRWYAGWPAPVGELLDATDPADLVQQEIRELRPLPRSYGFPAGPGGVVLLGDAAHAMPPHLGQGACLAFEDAATLASLLRESRLPDAVAAYDRLRRPRAATVVRQTRRMSAVLQARGRLALRARDAALGAISPRLLSGAAASAAQWRPPS; from the coding sequence ATGCGTACCGCGGTGGTGGTCGGCGCCGGCATCGGCGGCCTGGCGGTCGCCGGCGCGCTGGCCCGGTCCGGCTGGCAGGTCACCCTCCTGGAGCGCGCCGACCGGGTCCGCCCGGACCCGACGGCCGTCGTGCTCTGGCCCAACGGGGTACGCGCGCTGCGCGCCCTCGACCTCGGCGCGGGGCTCGACGCGATCGCCACGCCGCTGCCCGACGGCGGCGTACGCCGCCCCGACGGGCAGTGGCTGGTGCAGCCCCGCCCCACCCCGGCCGACCGGATGCCCGTCGTGGTGCACCGGGAGGACCTGCACGACGCCCTGATCGCCGGCCTCGGCGAGCGGGTGGAGCTGCGCACCGGCGTGTCGGTGCGCACGGTGCGGGCCGAGCCGGGCCAGCGCCCGTCGGTCGGCGACGGCCGGCAGCGCTTCGAGGCCGACCTGGTCGTCGCGGCCGACGGCACCGACAGCGAGATCCGCCGGCAGCTGGCCCCCGAGTCCCGGGTGGTCAGCTCCGGCTGCGCCGCCTGGCGGGCGGTGATCCCCTGGTACCGCGCGCCCCGGCTGCCGGCCGACGCGCCGGTGGGCGGGGAGACGCTGGGGGCCGGGTACCGCTTCGTGGCCGCCTCGCTGGGCGAGCGCGGCTCGTCGGGCGCGTCGAGCCGGGGCGGCATCTACTGGGTGGCCACCGCCGCGGGCGCGTCCCGCCCGGAGCCGCCGGAGACCCAGCTCACCCTGCTGCGCCGCTGGTACGCCGGCTGGCCCGCGCCGGTCGGCGAGCTGCTCGACGCCACCGACCCGGCCGACCTGGTGCAGCAGGAGATCCGCGAGCTGCGCCCGCTGCCCCGCTCGTACGGCTTCCCGGCCGGGCCGGGCGGGGTGGTGCTGCTCGGCGACGCCGCGCACGCCATGCCCCCGCACCTCGGCCAGGGCGCGTGCCTCGCCTTCGAGGACGCCGCCACCCTCGCCTCGCTGCTGCGCGAGTCGCGCCTGCCGGACGCGGTCGCCGCGTACGACCGGCTGCGCCGGCCCCGCGCGGCGACGGTGGTGCGGCAGACCCGCCGGATGTCGGCGGTGCTCCAGGCGCGGGGCCGGCTCGCCCTGCGGGCGCGCGACGCCGCCCTCGGCGCGATCAGTCCCCGCCTGCTCTCCGGCGCGGCGGCCTCCGCCGCGCAGTGGCGTCCCCCGTCCTGA